The genomic stretch GTGGCACCGCGAAGCCAAACGCTTCGTCCCTGCGTGGACGAGGCGTTTTTTTTTGTTGGTTATTGGTTATTTGTTATTGGTTATTGATGCTTAGCAAAGCCAATCTCCAATAACCAATCTCCAATAACCAATCTCCAATAACCAATTACCACCATGCACAACCTCACCGATCTAAGCAACCAGGCCGAAAACGAACTGAACCAGACCCCCGACGCCGGCGCGCTCGAAGCCTGGCGCGTCAAATGGCTGAGCCGCAAGGGGCTGGTGCAGCAGGCCGTCGATCAACTGGGCGTGCTGCCGCGCGAGCAGCGCGCCGAGTATGGCAAGGCCGTCAACCTGCTGAAACAGACCGTCCAGGCCGCCTATGAGGCCCGCCTGCAGGCGATGAAGGACGCCAGCCTGGCGGCGGAACTGGCCAGCGAAGGCATCGACGTCACCCTGCCCGGCCGCCAGCCCCCGCTCGGCCGCCTGCACCCCACCAACCGCACCCTGCGCGACATCTACGCCGTCTTCGCCCGCATGGGCTTCCAAATCTACACGGCGCGCGATGTCGAGACCGACGAATTCAACTTCCAGCTTCTCAACTTCCCCGTCGGCCACCCGGCGCGCGAGATGCAGGACACCTTCCACACCACCGTCCCCGATGTCATCCTCCGCACCCACACCAGCCCCGGCCAGATTCGGGCCATGCGCGACTACGCCCCGGAGCCGATTCGCGTCATCCTCCCCGGCCGCTGCCACCGCTACGAGCAAGTCACGACCCGCTCGGAGCTGATGTTCTACCAGGTCGAGGGCCTGGCCGTAGGCAAACACATCACCTTCGGCGACCTCAAAGGCACCCTGGCCGCCTTCGCCAACCAGATGTTCGGCGAAGGTCGCAAGATGCGCTTCCGCTGCTCGCACTTCCCCTTCACCGAACCCAGCGCCGAAGTCGACATCGACTGCATCGTCTGCGGCGGCAAAGGCTGCCGCATCTGCAAATACACCGGCTGGCTCGAAATCCTGGGCTGCGGCATGGTGCATCCCACCGTCCTGCGCAATGGCGGCTACGACCCCGACCTCTACTCTGGCTACGCCTTCGGCATGGGGCCGGAGCGCATCGCCATGCTGCGCCACGGCATCGACGACATCCGCTACTTCTACAGCAACGACACCCGCTTCCTGCGCCAGTTCGCTTGAAAGACATTGCGGATTGTGGATTGCGAATTGAACCTGCGACCTGCCACCTGCGACTTGCGACCTGCGACCTGCCACCTGCGACTTGCAACCTGCCACCCCACTTCCTTGTCTACCTGTCTACCTATCTACTTGTCTACTCCCCCCCATGATCAAAACCCCCCTTTCCTGGCTCCAAGACTACGTCGACATCACCCTGCCCCCGCACGAGTTGGCCGATAAACTCACCCTGGCCGGGCTGGAAGTCGAACACATCGAATACATCGGCGTCCCCCTGCCCGCCTCGGTGCGCCGGCGCAAGGGCCTCTCGCCCGATGACCCCGCCACCGGCATGGGCCACATCGCCTGGGAGCCGGACAAACTCCTCGTCGGCCAGATCCTGGAGACCAGCCGCCATCCCAACGCCGACCGCCTGCTGCTGGCCACGGTCGACTTCGGCCAGGGGCAGCCGATGACGATCATCACCGGCGCCCCCAACCTGGCGCCCGGCGATGCCGGC from Caldilineales bacterium encodes the following:
- the pheS gene encoding phenylalanine--tRNA ligase subunit alpha — protein: MHNLTDLSNQAENELNQTPDAGALEAWRVKWLSRKGLVQQAVDQLGVLPREQRAEYGKAVNLLKQTVQAAYEARLQAMKDASLAAELASEGIDVTLPGRQPPLGRLHPTNRTLRDIYAVFARMGFQIYTARDVETDEFNFQLLNFPVGHPAREMQDTFHTTVPDVILRTHTSPGQIRAMRDYAPEPIRVILPGRCHRYEQVTTRSELMFYQVEGLAVGKHITFGDLKGTLAAFANQMFGEGRKMRFRCSHFPFTEPSAEVDIDCIVCGGKGCRICKYTGWLEILGCGMVHPTVLRNGGYDPDLYSGYAFGMGPERIAMLRHGIDDIRYFYSNDTRFLRQFA